The nucleotide window CGTGAACACGGTGAGCCCGACCTTCCTGCACGAGGTGGTCGGCGGCGCGCACGAATTCATTCCGAATGCAATCCGCAACGAGCTCCGCGCCAAGTTCCACGCCGGCCATGCCAGCGGAATCCTGAACGCGCCCGATGCGGTCTTCGATCCCGCCACGGACCCGGCACTGCCGCATGCCTATGGCGTGGACGATGTCACGGAAGGCAAGCGGGCGAACAAGCTCGCGTTCCAGGCGCAGCTCGGCCTCAAGCTCGATCCGGACGCGCCGCTGTTCTTCTGGCCCTCCCGGCTCGACCCGGTCCAGAAGGGCTGCCAGCTTCTCACGGACATCCTCTACAAGCTGGTGGCGGACCACACCGCCAGCGGTCTGCAGATCGCCATTGTCGCGAGCGGTGCGTATCAACACCACTTCCAACGGATCGTGGGCATGCACGGACTCCAGGACCGCGTGGCGGTGCGCGACTTCAACGAAACGCTGTCCCACCTCGGCTACGCCGCCAGCGATTTCATCTTCATGCCATCGTCGTTCGAGCCGTGCGGCCTGCCGCAGATGATCGCTCCGAAGTACGGCAGCCTCACCATCGCGCACGATACCGGCGGCCTGCACGATACCGTGGAGCAAATGAACGTGGCCGATCACAGCGGCAACGGCTTCCTCTTCAAAATCTTCGATTCAGGCGGCCTGCGCTGGGCGGTGGAGGAAGCGTTGAAATTCCATCATCTGCCCGTGGAGATCCGGGAGAAGCAACTGGCCCGGGTGATGAGGGAGTCCAACGAGCGGTTCAATCACGAGGCGACCGCCTCCGCCTACATCCAGGCATACGAAGCGATGCTGGGCCGTCCGGTGACCGGCCAGTGCGCCGAAGCCGCGGAGCCGGACAACGTGGTGCCCAGCAAGATCGCGAAACGGACCGCGTGAGGTGGCGGCTCAGGACTTCAGCGCCGTCATCACCCCACGGTCGGCGGCGGTGTCCTGGCAGGTGAAGGTGTGGAAACCGGCTTCGGTGAGCAGCGCTTCGTATTCGCCAACGGAGTAGCATTTCCCCTGGGTGGAGTGCATCAGCATGGCGGAATACTCGGCCACGGGCAGCGGACCGGTTTTGTCCGCGTTGATGAAGGCGTCATGAAGGATGAGCATGCCGCCGGGTTTCAGGGCTCGGTACGATACAGCTAGTAGTTCACGGACCTCCGGCTCGTCCCAATCGTGGAGCACGTTCGAGAACAGGTGGAGGTCGCAGTCGTCCGGAAGCGGATCGCGGAACATGTCTCCGGCCACCACCTCCACGCGGTCCGCATAGCCGAGTTCCGCGACACGCCGGCGGGCGATGCGTTCCACCGAGGCCTGGTCGAACACCACCGCGGAGAGATGCGACGCGTTCGCGACCAGCGAGCAGGCGTAGATGCCGGAACCGCCGCCGATGTCCACCAGCCGCGTGAACCGGGAGAGATCGAGCTTCTGCGCCATCGCGGGTCCGAGCAGCACGCCGCGGCAATCCATGGCGGTGGTGAAGAGGCGGGCGAAGGCATCGTCCTCCATCAACTTGTGCCAATCGCCCGCATCGTAGCTGCCCCACTTGGCCGGTTTCCCGGTGGCGAGCACCTTGAGATAGTCCATGGTGACAGGGCGGTCCTTCAGCGAGGCATAGTAGGGTGCGAGCGACCACGGCGAGCCGGCCGTAAGAGCCTCACGACCGCTCTCCGTGACATGGAACATGCCGTCCTCGGAGCGGACGAACCCATTCGCGGCGAACAAGGTCATCATCACATCCGCCGGACGGGTGGCGGCGAATCCGAACTGCCTGCAGATGGCTGGGAGATCGGATGGATGCTCCGCGAGCCAGGTGAAGAAATCAAGATGCACCAGCGCCGCGGTGACCAGATCTCCGGCATAAATGCCGTCGCGATAGCGGTAGGCGCGGATGGGATCGGTATCCGGCAGGCGGGTCAGGTCCACTTCGATCATGACATCCACCATGGATGACAACTCCGCCCTGCCAAGTCCCAACAGGCCTCACACATTCGAACAAAAAGCCCGGCGGAGAGACTCCACCGGGCTTTTCAAAACAAACTTCGGCGGTTGTTACAGCGCGTCGCGTTCGGCCTTGGCCATTTCCCGTTCGTAGCGCTTTTCCAGCATCTTCGCACGGGGTTCGTCGCCGACCTGGCGATAGTAGCCGGCGATGGTGGTCACGATGCCAGCTTCGGTCTTGGTGCGGAACCAGTCGCCGGAGTTGCTCTTCACCACGCGGTTGAAAGCGAGCTCGATGTCGCGGACAGCCTTCTTCGCCATCTCCGGATCATCCTTCATGTAGCCGAAGTAATCCGAGGAGATCATCTTGAAGCCGGTGATGCTGCCGCCGTATTCGCGGAGCGCCGGATCGTAGAGGTGCTCGATGTCCTTCTTCGCGGTCGGCTCGTTGCGTTTGAGGATGATCTCGGCCTCGCGCTTGAGCGACTCGGCGATGAGGTCCTTCTGCTCGGACTGGTTGCGCTCGTCGCGGCGGCGCTCGCGGAGGAAGGCGGTCTTGGCATCGTTTTCGCTGCCATACGGGAAGACGTGCTCGGTCTCCGCCTTGGCGGCGAGAGCGGCCATGCGCGGGTTCTCACGGAACTCGCGGCGCATGTCGCCGGCGAACTTCTTCCATTCGCCATAGACCTCGGGATCCTTCGGATCCTTCGCGCCGGTCTCATCCTCCAGAACGGCGTAGAGTCTGGCCCAGCTCTCGACAAAGGAACGGCCGATCGTGTTCGACAGCCGCACGGCCTCGGCCACGAGGTCCTTCTTGCCCTGCTCGGAGAAGTAGTCGCACAACCAGAGGTGGCGATAGACGCTGATCGAGATCACCGGGCTCTGGTGGTCGCGGTCGTTCCACTGCCAGACTTCCTGCTCGGTGATGGCACCGCCGATCTGCGGATTATCGGTCTGGCCCTTGGAGACGCCACCGATGCGGCCGACTCCGGTGGTCCATTCGTCATCCTTCACCTTGAGCGCCACCCAGGCATGCCCGCCGAGGTCGGTTTCACCGGCGAAAACCATCGCCGGAATGCCGTTGGCGCGGGCGGTGTTCGCACAAAAATAGGACTGGTCACCGCAGATGCCGCCCTCCTTGAGAATCTGGGCGAAGGTGTATTCGGTGTAGGGATTGATGCCTTTCACCGCGCGCTCCATGAGGTACTTCACCATGCCGTAGGCATCACCCCAGTTCTTGCGGTTGAGGTGCATCTTGTCCACCGCCCACTCCAGTTCGGACTGGATGACGGGAGCACAGACGACATAGACGAGATCGCGGGCCGGGAGGCGGTCGATCGGCCCGACCATCTTGCCCTTCTCGTCCTTCTCGATGTACCAGAGGTAGCGGACGAGCGGATCAATGGAGAGTTCGCTGGAATAGTCCTTTTCGCCACCGGGATTCTTGGCGGTCATCGGCTTGTCGAAGACCACGGCACAGGCGAGCGCAAGGTTGAAGTACTTCTTGGCGACGGCTTCCTTGGCGGTCCAGGCGTCCTTGAGGAAAACCATGACGCGGTCCTTGTCGTCCTCCGGCTTCACCGTGAGAAGGACCTGCTCCATTTTCTCCGGAGTATTGAAGAGCCAGGTGATCATGGCGCGGGCGCGCTCGTCATGGGTCACTTCATGGATGCTCTTCGGCGAAAACCGGCCGAGCACCTGCCAGCGCAGGAAGGCCTGATAGAACATC belongs to Luteolibacter ambystomatis and includes:
- a CDS encoding transglutaminase domain-containing protein; the encoded protein is MKPPNRPVPPRRPVTPPAGNVPAPRAIQAGYRKKEQMQQFRSVLMVIIALGGLWLLVQKFGLVQKFVPGMASAQSTPAKKKAQDSSGPDLGTHDSDVGYSDLFKNQPPASSGTTGGSPGTMAANGTSGGATAGDATGTGSQGTVGEVSGVSNDDIFGDTTLVLAGLDATRESFLKKDADLLQRAINEGAWTSYRKMLGRSLEAAIPTMHIGDGRGRYEEFWKTPMFYQAFLRWQVLGRFSPKSIHEVTHDERARAMITWLFNTPEKMEQVLLTVKPEDDKDRVMVFLKDAWTAKEAVAKKYFNLALACAVVFDKPMTAKNPGGEKDYSSELSIDPLVRYLWYIEKDEKGKMVGPIDRLPARDLVYVVCAPVIQSELEWAVDKMHLNRKNWGDAYGMVKYLMERAVKGINPYTEYTFAQILKEGGICGDQSYFCANTARANGIPAMVFAGETDLGGHAWVALKVKDDEWTTGVGRIGGVSKGQTDNPQIGGAITEQEVWQWNDRDHQSPVISISVYRHLWLCDYFSEQGKKDLVAEAVRLSNTIGRSFVESWARLYAVLEDETGAKDPKDPEVYGEWKKFAGDMRREFRENPRMAALAAKAETEHVFPYGSENDAKTAFLRERRRDERNQSEQKDLIAESLKREAEIILKRNEPTAKKDIEHLYDPALREYGGSITGFKMISSDYFGYMKDDPEMAKKAVRDIELAFNRVVKSNSGDWFRTKTEAGIVTTIAGYYRQVGDEPRAKMLEKRYEREMAKAERDAL
- a CDS encoding glycogen synthase; translation: MTSNPRPRILVVTPEITYLPEGMGNLAQRMCAKAGGLADVSASLVKALYDQGADVHVALPNYRRMFDLDVESVLAHEYEKVSRSLPEQRIHLAEDRIFYHRNSVYGAENHLISLAFQREVINHTIPQVRPDLIHCNDWMTGLIPGVARRHGIPSLFTVHNIHTEHRTLAQIEDRGIDAADFWQHLYYRRTPHGYEESRNENAVDLLTSGIFAASHVNTVSPTFLHEVVGGAHEFIPNAIRNELRAKFHAGHASGILNAPDAVFDPATDPALPHAYGVDDVTEGKRANKLAFQAQLGLKLDPDAPLFFWPSRLDPVQKGCQLLTDILYKLVADHTASGLQIAIVASGAYQHHFQRIVGMHGLQDRVAVRDFNETLSHLGYAASDFIFMPSSFEPCGLPQMIAPKYGSLTIAHDTGGLHDTVEQMNVADHSGNGFLFKIFDSGGLRWAVEEALKFHHLPVEIREKQLARVMRESNERFNHEATASAYIQAYEAMLGRPVTGQCAEAAEPDNVVPSKIAKRTA
- a CDS encoding methyltransferase, encoding MIEVDLTRLPDTDPIRAYRYRDGIYAGDLVTAALVHLDFFTWLAEHPSDLPAICRQFGFAATRPADVMMTLFAANGFVRSEDGMFHVTESGREALTAGSPWSLAPYYASLKDRPVTMDYLKVLATGKPAKWGSYDAGDWHKLMEDDAFARLFTTAMDCRGVLLGPAMAQKLDLSRFTRLVDIGGGSGIYACSLVANASHLSAVVFDQASVERIARRRVAELGYADRVEVVAGDMFRDPLPDDCDLHLFSNVLHDWDEPEVRELLAVSYRALKPGGMLILHDAFINADKTGPLPVAEYSAMLMHSTQGKCYSVGEYEALLTEAGFHTFTCQDTAADRGVMTALKS